One genomic region from Sphingobacterium sp. UGAL515B_05 encodes:
- a CDS encoding ferritin has protein sequence MKDLLKLKSSLKEEIENILNAQIKVEAHSSALYLAMSSWCDDQGLENASEFFAKQSNEEREHMLKLFNYINNRGGRAISPEVTGIPQDFESFRGVFEQTLEQEMFVTEQFNNIADKCAKAKDYVTFNFVQWFLEEQVEEEFVARRILELFDVIGEDGTGRWEIDKHLVKVSFAGE, from the coding sequence ATGAAAGATTTATTGAAATTAAAATCTTCTTTGAAAGAAGAGATCGAAAATATATTGAATGCACAGATTAAAGTTGAAGCTCATTCTTCAGCCTTATATTTGGCAATGTCTTCATGGTGTGATGATCAAGGTTTGGAAAATGCTTCAGAATTTTTTGCGAAACAATCCAACGAAGAGCGCGAGCACATGTTGAAGCTTTTCAATTATATCAACAACCGTGGTGGTCGTGCAATTTCTCCGGAAGTTACAGGTATCCCGCAAGATTTTGAATCGTTCCGTGGCGTTTTTGAACAAACATTGGAACAAGAGATGTTTGTTACTGAACAGTTCAACAACATCGCTGATAAATGTGCTAAAGCGAAGGATTATGTTACTTTTAATTTTGTACAATGGTTCTTGGAAGAGCAAGTAGAAGAGGAGTTTGTTGCAAGACGTATCCTTGAGTTGTTCGATGTAATTGGTGAAGACGGTACTGGCCGTTGGGAAATTGACAAACACCTTGTTAAGGTTAGCTTTGCGGGCGAATAG
- a CDS encoding TonB-dependent receptor: MSKKEVYGIVVDTAGRPLNGVSVHLTSSRDTLFSSTSATGYFHFSRVLGNDIRISCSQLGLSILERSYPLYNSTTAKLDVGKLTMFPHVSLLKEVVILKYKPIVYKQDTVQFNLDAFQFDRRALLEEALKALPNIQVSRDGSVYAFGKPISSVKVDGKKFFGGDVLTATRNLPADFVKSVQIIDFYGDEATAKGIKSTESEKVLNIVLKDDKKKITFGQATLGGGSVDRYLGSAGLNRFNDGKEYSVIASVNNTNTNLFSFGSPNGGEREREMGELADFADPTDGVNKIGSVGGSFSSPLSKTVTASGKYSFTQRNNYIQGNSLLQSIYGYGKVANNLISNYEDYKIKSIDRIHKMDWDFDMKLSPKDQLKISPKLSWTNSTSNTLKDRRIQNNRLSSTGNYGAANSTESPAAALDLFYVRSFTKPGRKVLYTLHTDFNSLDKDEEVRDFNRAIDSSTNVPKITETYLNQMVRSSNENKNIQSRLSLVEPVDLGGTLEINYDFDYTKIDASRSTFDNNNNFNNGPILVDSLSLKYDYSFASNKVGMIYRQDLSEKVKVNFGFAVQPSELTGSSTDKLIKTSYSNVNLVPSAGLKWKFTKEEDLSMDYYGRNNQPSFYQIQPVVDNTNTQNIVIGNKDLKSEFAHSIVSKYRKSITRRGQYLEASLAFNLVNDKIVANRTIEPNSTIQKTTYRNTEGYYDIKSYYLFTASLLSDNLQMSLNGNADYYNNISYVNDKKSFGGHFLFTQALQFRYTWSDIFEAELNGNYSLNRATFDWPVQDNITAHSGIVGLGSKAYLGKHFTMGLELSQKFNAGYSSSWNNINPTIINAYMEYTFGRNNLGMLRFQGFDLMNQNTGISRAVVGNDILDVRNNRLARYFMLSLNIRLQKYPKKS; encoded by the coding sequence GTGTCAAAAAAAGAAGTTTATGGAATTGTTGTAGATACTGCAGGAAGGCCCTTAAATGGCGTCAGTGTTCATCTGACGAGTTCTCGCGATACCTTGTTCTCATCCACTTCCGCAACAGGTTATTTTCATTTTAGTCGTGTACTCGGTAATGATATTCGCATTAGCTGTAGCCAGCTAGGCTTAAGTATATTGGAGCGTAGTTATCCCTTGTACAATAGCACGACAGCTAAATTGGATGTTGGAAAATTGACCATGTTTCCCCATGTGTCTCTTTTAAAAGAAGTTGTTATACTAAAATATAAACCCATTGTCTATAAGCAGGATACTGTTCAATTTAACCTGGATGCCTTTCAATTTGATCGTCGGGCACTCTTGGAAGAGGCGCTTAAAGCATTGCCCAATATACAGGTTTCCCGCGATGGTTCTGTCTATGCTTTCGGTAAGCCCATATCCTCTGTTAAGGTAGATGGGAAAAAATTTTTTGGTGGCGATGTGCTCACCGCTACACGTAATCTTCCTGCAGATTTTGTTAAAAGTGTGCAGATTATTGATTTTTATGGTGATGAGGCGACGGCAAAAGGAATTAAAAGTACTGAATCCGAAAAAGTCCTGAATATCGTGCTCAAAGATGATAAGAAGAAAATTACTTTTGGTCAAGCTACACTTGGCGGTGGTTCGGTAGATCGTTATTTGGGTAGTGCTGGACTGAATCGCTTTAATGACGGGAAAGAGTATTCTGTTATCGCATCGGTGAATAATACGAATACCAATCTCTTTTCTTTCGGCTCTCCCAATGGAGGGGAGCGCGAACGGGAAATGGGCGAGCTTGCCGACTTTGCAGACCCTACGGATGGGGTCAATAAAATTGGATCTGTCGGGGGGAGTTTTTCTAGTCCGCTTTCTAAAACGGTAACAGCAAGCGGTAAGTATTCCTTTACGCAGCGCAATAATTATATCCAGGGAAATTCCTTATTACAATCGATATATGGATACGGCAAAGTCGCGAATAATTTGATTAGTAATTATGAAGATTACAAGATAAAATCAATCGATCGTATACATAAAATGGACTGGGATTTTGATATGAAGCTGTCGCCCAAAGATCAGCTTAAAATATCGCCCAAACTATCCTGGACCAATTCGACCAGCAATACGTTAAAAGATAGAAGGATCCAAAATAATCGGTTGAGTAGTACGGGAAACTATGGCGCGGCCAATAGTACAGAAAGTCCTGCAGCAGCTTTAGATCTTTTTTACGTGCGAAGTTTTACTAAACCGGGGCGGAAAGTGCTTTATACATTGCATACGGATTTTAATTCCCTGGATAAAGATGAGGAAGTGCGCGATTTTAATAGAGCGATCGACAGCAGCACGAACGTGCCAAAAATAACAGAGACTTATCTGAATCAAATGGTCCGTTCCAGCAATGAAAATAAAAATATCCAAAGTCGGTTGTCGTTGGTAGAGCCTGTTGATTTAGGTGGTACCTTGGAGATCAATTACGATTTCGACTATACCAAGATTGATGCGAGCCGCTCCACTTTTGATAATAACAATAATTTTAACAACGGCCCCATACTGGTAGACTCCCTTAGTTTGAAGTACGACTACTCCTTTGCTAGCAATAAAGTCGGCATGATTTACCGGCAAGATTTAAGCGAGAAAGTGAAAGTGAACTTCGGTTTTGCTGTTCAACCTTCCGAATTAACGGGAAGTTCAACGGACAAACTGATAAAAACCTCCTATTCAAATGTTAACCTCGTACCTTCTGCTGGATTGAAATGGAAGTTTACCAAAGAGGAGGATCTTTCCATGGACTATTATGGACGTAATAACCAGCCTAGCTTCTATCAGATACAGCCTGTAGTGGATAATACCAACACACAAAATATTGTGATCGGAAATAAGGATCTGAAATCCGAATTTGCACATAGTATTGTTTCAAAGTATCGGAAATCCATTACACGAAGGGGGCAATATTTAGAAGCGAGTCTGGCTTTTAACTTGGTAAATGACAAGATTGTAGCAAACCGGACAATTGAACCGAATTCAACGATACAGAAAACGACTTATCGCAATACAGAAGGTTATTATGATATTAAAAGCTATTATTTGTTTACAGCTTCTTTATTGTCGGATAATTTGCAGATGAGCTTGAATGGTAATGCAGATTATTACAACAATATTTCCTATGTCAATGATAAAAAGAGCTTTGGCGGGCACTTTTTGTTTACACAGGCTCTTCAATTCCGCTATACCTGGAGTGATATCTTTGAAGCCGAATTAAATGGAAACTATTCTTTAAACAGGGCGACATTTGACTGGCCTGTACAAGATAATATCACGGCACATTCCGGGATTGTTGGGTTGGGATCTAAAGCGTATTTAGGGAAACATTTTACCATGGGACTTGAGCTTTCTCAAAAATTTAATGCGGGTTATTCGAGCTCATGGAACAATATTAATCCGACGATAATCAATGCCTATATGGAATATACTTTTGGAAGGAATAACTTGGGGATGTTGAGATTTCAGGGATTCGATCTGATGAATCAGAATACTGGTATTTCACGTGCCGTGGTGGGAAATGATATTTTAGATGTTCGGAACAATCGTTTGGCTCGTTATTTTATGCTTTCGCTCAATATAAGGTTACAGAAATACCCAAAAAAATCATGA
- a CDS encoding NAD(P)H-quinone oxidoreductase, whose product MMKAVIITEPGGPEVLEVHDVEMPQIGELEVLVEVKAAGVNRPDVFQRKGNYPAPPGVDARIPGLEIAGIVVAKGKDVVDWSIGDRVCALVGGGGYASYAKVYQGHCLPIPDHLDFAEAASLPETVFTVWDNVFRRGMLQADDHFLVHGGAGGIGSTAIQLATLFGAVVYTTVSSAEKASFCKSLGASKTINYKTEDFLEALKPLGVDVILDSIGGSYFEKNINLLNPDGRLVYINAMESARVELNLLKLMQKRIVLTGSTLRARDREFKQVLRDDIWSQVWPKLSAGDFRPTLYRVLPFAEAAEAHRLMEDSSVLGKIVLSF is encoded by the coding sequence ATGATGAAAGCCGTTATTATTACTGAACCGGGTGGACCGGAAGTTTTGGAAGTCCACGATGTGGAGATGCCACAGATCGGTGAACTGGAGGTTTTGGTGGAAGTAAAGGCTGCAGGAGTGAATAGGCCTGATGTTTTTCAGCGTAAAGGCAACTATCCGGCACCTCCCGGTGTGGATGCGCGAATACCGGGATTGGAAATAGCAGGGATTGTAGTCGCTAAAGGGAAGGATGTGGTTGATTGGTCTATTGGTGATCGTGTATGTGCACTTGTTGGCGGTGGAGGCTATGCTTCCTATGCGAAAGTCTATCAGGGGCATTGTTTACCTATTCCCGATCATTTAGATTTTGCGGAGGCTGCTTCGCTGCCCGAGACCGTTTTTACGGTCTGGGACAATGTCTTTCGACGGGGAATGTTGCAGGCCGACGATCATTTTTTGGTGCACGGTGGTGCTGGTGGGATCGGCAGTACGGCCATTCAATTAGCGACCTTGTTTGGTGCGGTAGTCTATACGACAGTCAGCTCAGCTGAAAAGGCTAGCTTTTGTAAATCATTGGGAGCCAGCAAAACAATAAATTATAAAACCGAGGATTTTCTGGAGGCGCTGAAGCCTTTGGGGGTTGATGTTATTTTAGACAGTATTGGCGGATCATATTTTGAGAAAAATATCAATCTATTGAACCCTGATGGCCGGTTGGTTTACATTAATGCGATGGAAAGCGCAAGAGTCGAGTTAAACTTGCTCAAATTAATGCAGAAACGGATTGTTTTAACGGGAAGTACACTGCGGGCGAGAGACCGTGAATTTAAGCAAGTGTTACGGGATGATATCTGGTCTCAAGTATGGCCGAAGCTTAGCGCTGGCGATTTCAGACCTACTTTATACCGTGTGCTTCCTTTTGCGGAGGCCGCTGAAGCCCATCGATTGATGGAAGATTCAAGCGTATTGGGTAAAATCGTCTTAAGTTTTTGA
- a CDS encoding AraC family transcriptional regulator: MKAQLLHLNSNLEHSFNARRDNTPQYHNLWHYHEELELIYFAKGSGTQFIGDSVRRFESGDITLVGSNLPHYWLFDEIYLQEEEAESADIRVLHFKENFWGNDFINLPENKSIKDLIRVAKRGISLLESSRLKTVQLIDAILAATGTTRIIHLLEILQYISTEEQHDLLTSPTFTIQLQDQDANRMQIAMQYIGENYRDQIRLQELASLTGMTPNSFCRYFKSQIGKTLFQFLIEMRVKTACNLLIENKQTVKQICFESGFQNFSSFHKYFKNVTGTTPLSFQRSKT, encoded by the coding sequence ATGAAAGCACAACTGCTTCATTTAAACAGCAATCTTGAGCATTCGTTCAACGCGAGAAGAGACAATACGCCCCAGTACCATAATCTTTGGCATTACCATGAAGAACTGGAATTAATATATTTTGCCAAAGGCTCAGGTACCCAATTTATTGGGGATAGTGTCCGGCGCTTTGAATCGGGCGATATCACCCTTGTTGGTTCAAACCTGCCTCACTATTGGTTATTTGACGAAATTTATCTTCAAGAGGAAGAAGCAGAAAGCGCAGATATTCGTGTGCTACATTTTAAGGAAAACTTTTGGGGAAATGATTTCATTAATTTACCTGAAAATAAATCCATCAAAGACCTTATACGTGTAGCCAAAAGAGGCATTTCATTATTGGAGAGCAGCCGACTAAAAACTGTGCAATTAATTGACGCTATCTTGGCAGCAACAGGTACCACACGTATTATTCATTTATTAGAAATCTTACAATATATTTCGACCGAAGAACAACATGATCTATTAACGAGTCCCACTTTTACCATCCAGCTGCAAGATCAGGACGCCAACCGAATGCAGATTGCCATGCAATATATCGGTGAAAATTATCGCGACCAGATACGACTGCAGGAACTTGCTTCCCTAACGGGAATGACCCCCAATTCGTTCTGCCGTTATTTCAAATCACAAATCGGAAAAACACTCTTTCAGTTTCTGATCGAAATGCGTGTGAAGACAGCCTGCAATTTATTAATAGAAAACAAACAGACGGTGAAGCAGATCTGCTTTGAATCGGGTTTTCAAAACTTTTCGAGCTTCCATAAATACTTCAAAAATGTAACCGGCACGACACCGCTCAGCTTTCAGCGATCAAAAACTTAA
- the fucP gene encoding L-fucose:H+ symporter permease, protein MTNKKSYAFALILVTSLFFFWGFIHNLDPILIPHLRNAFSLSHFQASLVDSAVFIAYFVMAIPAGIIMKKYGYKAGILIGLIFFAIGCFLFVPAANTISYVFFLGALFVVACGLTILETAANPYVAILGDPASSAQRLNFAQSFNGLAAFVAPIFGGKFILSHEPKSQEELAQMAEQAKMAYIQSETAAVKLPYVVLGILILLIAALFFFTRLPDIKDAEEEGRAGFFHALRHKNVRWAVVAQFFYVGAQVCILSFLVLYATEAAGISGKDGADYAGFAGLAFMLGRFIGTFFMRFVSASKLLIIYSAIAIVLSLFVIFGSGIQTLYALIGIAFFMSIMFPTIFAFGVQGIGADTKSASSLIVMSIVGGALLPPILGFISDKTGHFQYGYFVPLVCFIVVLLFAFQNRNVSIAETENLKSH, encoded by the coding sequence ATGACGAATAAAAAGAGTTACGCATTTGCCTTGATTTTGGTGACATCCTTGTTCTTTTTTTGGGGATTTATTCATAACCTTGATCCAATCTTAATTCCGCATTTGAGGAATGCGTTTAGTTTATCCCATTTCCAGGCTTCCTTAGTCGATTCAGCTGTATTTATCGCTTATTTTGTGATGGCGATTCCTGCTGGAATTATTATGAAAAAATATGGCTATAAAGCCGGTATTTTGATCGGATTGATCTTTTTTGCCATTGGCTGTTTCCTTTTTGTACCTGCGGCCAATACGATAAGTTATGTTTTCTTTTTGGGGGCTTTGTTCGTTGTTGCTTGTGGTCTTACTATTCTGGAAACTGCAGCAAATCCGTATGTAGCGATTTTAGGAGATCCAGCTTCGTCGGCGCAACGACTTAATTTTGCACAGTCCTTTAATGGGTTAGCAGCCTTTGTTGCTCCGATTTTTGGTGGAAAATTTATTTTATCCCATGAACCCAAATCACAGGAAGAACTGGCGCAAATGGCGGAGCAGGCAAAGATGGCGTATATTCAGTCGGAAACAGCTGCTGTGAAATTGCCTTATGTGGTACTAGGGATATTGATCTTATTGATCGCAGCTTTGTTTTTCTTTACCAGATTACCTGATATCAAGGATGCTGAGGAAGAAGGTAGAGCCGGTTTTTTCCATGCGTTGCGTCATAAAAATGTGCGTTGGGCAGTGGTGGCTCAATTTTTCTATGTGGGAGCGCAAGTTTGTATTTTAAGCTTCCTCGTATTATATGCAACAGAAGCTGCCGGCATATCAGGTAAGGATGGTGCCGATTATGCTGGGTTTGCTGGATTGGCATTTATGTTGGGCCGGTTTATCGGTACATTTTTTATGCGTTTCGTGTCAGCATCCAAGCTTCTGATCATCTATTCCGCTATAGCAATCGTTCTATCCCTATTTGTCATTTTCGGATCGGGTATTCAGACCCTATACGCGCTGATTGGCATTGCATTCTTTATGTCCATTATGTTTCCAACGATATTCGCTTTTGGTGTACAAGGTATTGGTGCCGATACCAAATCTGCTTCTAGTTTGATCGTCATGTCTATTGTAGGTGGTGCTTTATTGCCGCCAATATTGGGTTTTATCTCTGATAAAACGGGACATTTCCAATATGGCTATTTTGTGCCATTGGTTTGTTTTATTGTTGTCTTGTTGTTTGCTTTCCAAAATAGAAATGTCAGTATTGCGGAAACAGAAAATCTTAAATCACATTAA
- a CDS encoding L-rhamnose mutarotase — protein MKRYVMALDLVNDPQLIKEYEDYHREVWPEIKRSILDAGILQMEIYRFENRLFMNMEVGEDFSFEKKSAMDAANEKVQEWEQLMWKYQSAIPGAKAGEKWVMMTKIFELV, from the coding sequence ATGAAAAGATATGTCATGGCCTTGGATCTTGTGAACGATCCACAATTGATCAAGGAATATGAGGATTACCACCGTGAAGTGTGGCCGGAAATAAAACGCTCGATCCTGGATGCAGGTATTCTGCAGATGGAGATCTATCGTTTTGAAAATAGATTGTTTATGAACATGGAGGTGGGTGAAGATTTTTCATTTGAGAAAAAATCAGCCATGGATGCTGCCAATGAAAAAGTTCAGGAATGGGAACAGCTGATGTGGAAATATCAGTCGGCTATTCCGGGGGCAAAGGCAGGAGAGAAATGGGTAATGATGACAAAAATATTTGAATTAGTATAA
- a CDS encoding altronate dehydratase family protein, whose product MAIQRYLQIHPMDNVLVALQDLAEGTTIVFEGKEFTLKQAVAAKHKFTIQPMEQDTEILMYGVLVGKLNTPLAEGELITTENLRHASEDFRMGNRKTDWTKPDVTAFKDKTFNGFHRSNGTVGTANYWLVIPLVFCENRNVLTLKAAFEEKLGYKVKANNYVSEVEDLIGLYKSGADVNTILSQDLLANSTSSEQERLFKNVDGIKFLNHEMGCGGTRMDSDALCGLLAGYITHPNVAGATVLSLGCQHAQASILKAEIEKRSPGFDRPLYIFEQQKEGTEKELMQKAIKATFAGMMQADKNERKPATLDKLCIGLECGGSDGFSGISANPALGFVSDILVTLGGSVILAEFPELCGVEQELSDRCIDEPTAERFMSLMRTYNAKAEADGSGFYMNPSPGNIRDGLITDAIKSAGAAKKGGTSPVAAVIDYPELANGPGLNLLCTPGNDVESTTAEVAAGANIVLFTTGLGTPTGNPITPVVKLSTNTKTFEKMPDILDLNCGTIIEGTETIEEAAHRILDYVIEVASGEVKPKAVLLGQDDFIPWRRGVSL is encoded by the coding sequence ATGGCTATACAGCGCTATTTACAGATCCATCCTATGGATAATGTCCTTGTTGCATTACAGGACTTGGCTGAGGGAACAACGATTGTTTTTGAAGGTAAGGAATTTACATTAAAGCAAGCTGTTGCTGCCAAACATAAATTCACGATCCAGCCAATGGAACAAGATACGGAGATATTGATGTATGGTGTTCTGGTTGGGAAATTGAATACTCCCTTAGCTGAAGGGGAACTTATTACCACCGAAAACTTGCGGCATGCATCGGAAGATTTTAGAATGGGCAACCGTAAGACCGATTGGACAAAACCTGATGTTACTGCATTTAAAGATAAAACGTTCAATGGATTCCACCGTTCAAACGGGACGGTTGGAACGGCCAATTACTGGTTGGTTATTCCGTTGGTTTTTTGCGAAAACAGAAATGTATTGACCTTGAAGGCTGCATTTGAGGAGAAGCTGGGCTATAAAGTAAAAGCGAATAATTACGTTTCCGAGGTCGAAGATCTCATTGGCTTATATAAGTCCGGTGCTGATGTAAATACGATCCTTAGTCAGGATCTACTTGCTAATTCGACTTCCAGTGAGCAGGAACGCTTATTCAAAAATGTCGACGGCATCAAGTTTTTGAATCATGAAATGGGATGCGGCGGAACACGTATGGATTCGGATGCTTTATGTGGTCTTTTAGCAGGCTATATTACCCATCCGAATGTTGCGGGGGCAACCGTATTGAGTTTAGGATGCCAGCATGCGCAGGCTTCTATTCTGAAGGCGGAGATTGAAAAGCGAAGCCCGGGTTTTGATCGCCCGCTATATATTTTCGAGCAGCAGAAAGAAGGAACTGAAAAGGAACTTATGCAAAAGGCTATTAAGGCAACTTTTGCGGGGATGATGCAAGCGGATAAAAATGAGCGCAAACCAGCCACATTGGACAAATTATGCATTGGACTGGAATGTGGTGGCTCGGACGGATTCTCGGGAATCTCTGCCAATCCAGCGCTCGGTTTTGTATCGGATATTTTGGTGACTTTAGGCGGATCGGTGATTCTGGCGGAATTTCCTGAATTATGTGGCGTGGAGCAGGAGTTGAGTGATCGTTGTATCGATGAGCCAACTGCGGAGCGTTTTATGTCGCTGATGCGTACGTATAATGCAAAAGCCGAAGCTGATGGCTCGGGTTTCTATATGAATCCTTCTCCGGGAAATATTCGTGATGGCTTGATTACTGACGCGATTAAGTCTGCAGGAGCAGCCAAAAAAGGAGGAACATCACCTGTTGCAGCGGTGATTGATTATCCTGAATTGGCCAATGGTCCAGGGTTAAACTTACTGTGTACTCCTGGTAATGATGTGGAAAGTACCACTGCAGAGGTGGCCGCAGGTGCCAATATCGTCTTGTTTACGACTGGCCTAGGTACACCTACCGGTAACCCGATCACACCGGTTGTGAAACTTTCAACAAATACCAAAACTTTTGAGAAAATGCCCGATATCCTGGATCTGAACTGTGGTACTATTATCGAAGGTACAGAGACTATTGAGGAGGCAGCACACCGTATTTTGGATTATGTGATAGAAGTTGCTTCCGGTGAAGTGAAACCAAAAGCGGTGTTGTTGGGTCAGGATGATTTCATCCCTTGGCGTAGAGGTGTTTCATTGTAG
- a CDS encoding alpha-L-fucosidase produces MKLKHVICGLALLLGSVSASYSQQLYQPSPENLKNREWFEQSRFGVFIHWGVYSVLGDGEWVMNNQNISLDEYALLPKFFNPISFNAKEWAKLFKQAGARYITFTTRHHDGFSMWNSQISDYNVVKKSPFKRDIVKELVEACHAEGIKVMFYYSLLDWHRDDYLPVGKTGGGIAGRDSTKGDWNHYVQFMKSQLTELLSNYGNIDGIWFDGHWDKPNEDWHFKEIYELIHKLQPQCLVGNNHHLAPFEGEDFQMFERDLPGENTTGFGTKAHDVGKLPKEVCGTIAGSWGFELKDRTRKSFQEVLKYLVKAAGHGSNLLLNVGPMPNGEIQDYQQERLKELGKWLSVYGETIYGTEGGAVPPTDDYALTKKGNQVYLHVFKTDKKELLINNLPYQVKKVSTFIGKKEIKFSHKNNSLRVDLPTSTDEADLVLTLTIK; encoded by the coding sequence ATGAAACTTAAACATGTAATCTGTGGTTTGGCCTTGCTGCTGGGATCTGTATCCGCGAGCTATAGCCAGCAACTTTATCAACCGAGTCCCGAAAATCTAAAAAATAGGGAATGGTTTGAACAATCTCGGTTTGGAGTTTTTATCCATTGGGGGGTATATAGTGTGCTGGGAGATGGTGAATGGGTCATGAACAACCAAAATATCAGTTTGGATGAATATGCATTGCTGCCTAAATTTTTCAATCCAATTTCCTTCAATGCGAAAGAATGGGCGAAGTTATTTAAACAGGCCGGAGCCAGGTATATCACCTTTACCACCAGACATCATGATGGGTTTTCGATGTGGAATAGCCAGATCTCAGATTATAATGTGGTGAAGAAATCGCCCTTCAAACGCGATATTGTGAAAGAGTTGGTGGAAGCTTGCCATGCTGAAGGGATAAAAGTGATGTTCTACTATTCACTTTTAGATTGGCACCGGGATGATTATTTACCCGTTGGTAAAACGGGCGGCGGCATTGCGGGCCGCGATTCAACAAAAGGGGATTGGAATCATTATGTCCAGTTTATGAAAAGCCAATTGACCGAACTTTTGAGCAATTATGGCAACATCGATGGGATCTGGTTTGATGGTCATTGGGACAAGCCCAATGAAGATTGGCATTTTAAAGAAATCTATGAATTGATTCATAAGTTACAGCCGCAATGTTTGGTGGGTAACAATCACCATTTGGCGCCATTTGAAGGTGAAGATTTTCAGATGTTCGAACGTGATTTGCCTGGCGAGAATACCACTGGGTTCGGCACGAAAGCACATGATGTCGGGAAATTGCCGAAGGAAGTATGTGGAACAATTGCAGGATCGTGGGGATTTGAGCTGAAAGATCGGACACGAAAATCTTTTCAGGAAGTGCTGAAATACCTGGTCAAAGCAGCTGGTCATGGTTCCAATTTATTGCTCAATGTAGGTCCGATGCCGAACGGCGAGATTCAGGACTATCAACAGGAGCGTTTGAAAGAACTTGGAAAATGGCTATCGGTGTATGGTGAAACAATCTATGGAACAGAAGGAGGAGCGGTGCCGCCAACAGACGATTATGCGTTGACAAAAAAAGGAAATCAGGTGTATTTACATGTGTTTAAAACAGATAAAAAGGAATTGTTGATCAATAACCTGCCTTATCAGGTGAAAAAAGTAAGCACATTTATCGGAAAGAAAGAGATTAAGTTTAGTCATAAGAACAATAGTCTACGCGTGGATTTGCCAACATCGACAGATGAAGCAGATTTGGTATTGACATTAACAATTAAATAA
- a CDS encoding SDR family NAD(P)-dependent oxidoreductase: MGKLEQKVAVITGGGSGIGRAISLQFAAEGAKVHILDLNEDGGNAVVDDILALGGQAVFNRCNVTDQQEITAIAQNIGKIDILVNNAGIAHVGNLENCQSEDFERVFNVNVKGAYNALHAIVPMMKAQGSGAILNLASIAAWVGITDRFAYSMSKGAIYAMSMSVARDYMAYGIRCNSISPARVHTPFVDGFIAKNYPGKEEEMFEKLSASQPIGRMAQPEEIAKLALFLCSDDAGFITGNDYPIDGGFIKLNN; the protein is encoded by the coding sequence ATGGGAAAATTAGAACAAAAAGTAGCTGTAATTACCGGTGGTGGTAGTGGGATAGGCCGTGCGATCAGTCTGCAATTTGCTGCAGAAGGAGCAAAAGTTCATATTCTGGATTTGAATGAAGACGGTGGTAATGCGGTGGTTGATGATATTTTGGCTTTGGGTGGCCAGGCTGTGTTTAATCGTTGTAATGTAACTGACCAGCAAGAAATTACTGCTATAGCACAAAATATCGGAAAAATTGATATTTTAGTAAATAATGCAGGTATTGCTCATGTTGGTAATTTGGAAAATTGTCAATCAGAAGATTTTGAGCGTGTTTTTAATGTGAATGTTAAGGGAGCATATAATGCATTGCATGCTATCGTGCCGATGATGAAAGCGCAGGGTTCGGGAGCAATCCTTAATCTAGCATCCATCGCTGCATGGGTTGGTATCACGGATCGTTTTGCTTATTCGATGAGCAAAGGTGCTATTTACGCGATGTCAATGTCTGTTGCAAGGGATTACATGGCATACGGTATTCGTTGCAATAGCATTTCGCCTGCACGTGTACATACGCCATTTGTGGATGGATTTATCGCAAAAAACTATCCTGGAAAAGAGGAAGAAATGTTTGAAAAATTATCAGCAAGCCAACCAATAGGCCGCATGGCACAACCGGAGGAAATTGCCAAATTAGCACTTTTCCTATGTAGTGACGACGCGGGCTTTATTACTGGGAATGACTATCCAATTGACGGTGGTTTTATTAAATTGAACAATTAA